One segment of Cellulosilyticum sp. I15G10I2 DNA contains the following:
- a CDS encoding Rnf-Nqr domain containing protein, with protein sequence MNLIRLKYTKWFVISRDGLLKNNPIFVAVLGICSALAVTNRVENAIAMGLGVTFVVMASSMSASLIRKFIPAKVRMVTYMVLISTFVIAVDLFLQAFLPSISKALGAYVGLIITNCIVMGRAEAFAVKNPVRFTLIDALTNGLGYTYVLIAVAAVREVLAFGTLLGMRVMPGGWVNWVVMAMAPGGFFVLGIYIWLMRVVTNTYEE encoded by the coding sequence GTGAATTTAATTCGGCTAAAATATACAAAATGGTTTGTCATTTCTAGAGATGGGCTCTTAAAGAACAACCCGATTTTTGTTGCTGTGCTTGGGATCTGTTCAGCTCTTGCGGTAACAAACAGGGTTGAAAATGCCATTGCTATGGGCCTTGGTGTAACTTTCGTAGTTATGGCAAGTTCTATGAGTGCATCGCTGATTCGTAAGTTTATTCCGGCAAAAGTCAGAATGGTGACTTACATGGTTTTAATTTCTACATTTGTTATTGCGGTTGATCTTTTTTTACAAGCCTTTTTGCCGAGTATTAGTAAGGCTTTAGGCGCTTATGTGGGTCTCATTATTACCAACTGCATTGTTATGGGTAGGGCAGAAGCCTTTGCTGTTAAAAACCCTGTGCGGTTTACTTTGATAGATGCGCTCACCAACGGCTTAGGGTATACCTACGTGCTTATTGCAGTAGCGGCTGTACGTGAAGTGCTGGCTTTTGGTACCTTGCTTGGTATGCGGGTTATGCCTGGGGGCTGGGTTAATTGGGTAGTTATGGCGATGGCGCCGGGTGGTTTTTTTGTTCTTGGCATCTATATATGGCTCATGCGTGTTGTGACAAACACCTATGAAGAATAG
- a CDS encoding CheR family methyltransferase has protein sequence MVVITEKEFKQLSQYIKSNYGIHLSREKMTLVTGRLNNVLQQAECHNFTDYYNHIVADKSGGAAITLVDKITTNHTFFMREADHFYYFRDKVLPFIVKNIKDKDLRIWCAASSSGEESYTLAMILDEFFGEEKMWWDTKVLATDISERVLDIAKKGIYSNERIAPLPLYWRTHYFKQHDRENAVLVDKIKNEVIYRKFNLMDTVFPFKKKFHTIFCRNVMIYFDNETRTKLVNRFYDHLEDGGYLFIGHSESLNKETTKFKYVMPSVYRKV, from the coding sequence GTGGTTGTAATTACAGAAAAGGAATTTAAACAGTTGTCTCAATACATTAAGTCTAACTACGGCATACATCTAAGTCGGGAAAAGATGACACTTGTTACGGGAAGGCTGAATAATGTTCTTCAACAAGCAGAATGTCATAACTTTACCGATTATTACAACCACATTGTTGCCGATAAGAGTGGCGGTGCGGCGATTACTCTCGTAGATAAGATTACGACCAACCACACTTTCTTTATGAGAGAAGCAGATCATTTTTATTATTTCAGAGATAAAGTGCTTCCATTTATTGTGAAGAATATTAAGGATAAAGATCTTCGTATCTGGTGTGCTGCAAGTTCTTCGGGTGAAGAATCTTATACACTGGCTATGATTTTAGATGAATTTTTTGGGGAGGAAAAAATGTGGTGGGATACTAAGGTGTTAGCTACTGATATATCTGAGCGGGTACTTGATATTGCCAAAAAGGGTATTTACAGTAATGAACGTATTGCGCCTCTGCCTCTGTACTGGAGAACTCATTATTTTAAGCAGCATGATAGGGAAAATGCCGTTCTCGTTGATAAAATTAAGAATGAAGTAATATATAGGAAATTTAACCTAATGGATACTGTGTTTCCTTTTAAAAAGAAATTTCATACCATATTCTGCAGAAATGTAATGATCTATTTTGACAATGAAACCAGAACAAAACTTGTCAATAGATTCTATGACCATTTAGAGGACGGGGGATATTTATTTATCGGGCATTCGGAGTCTCTTAATAAGGAAACTACTAAGTTTAAGTATGTTATGCCGTCCGTTTACCGCAAAGTGTAG
- a CDS encoding chemotaxis protein CheW codes for MTGSVGQVLLEQEEDTQKDRFLTFTLGSESYGIEIRYVTEIIGIQPITEIPELPSYIRGIINLRGKIIPVMDVRLRFKKEFKKYNDRTCVIVIDIKDISIGLIVDSVSEVLTIPESDIVSPPDVSREGNKYIKGIGKVGSEVKLLLECQKLLNEDDVENLANI; via the coding sequence ATGACTGGATCAGTAGGACAAGTATTATTAGAACAGGAAGAGGATACGCAAAAGGATAGGTTTCTTACTTTTACATTAGGCAGTGAATCTTATGGTATTGAAATAAGGTATGTAACTGAAATTATCGGTATACAGCCAATAACTGAAATACCAGAACTGCCAAGTTACATTAGGGGGATAATTAACTTAAGAGGGAAGATTATCCCGGTCATGGATGTAAGGCTGCGTTTTAAAAAAGAATTTAAAAAGTACAATGATAGAACTTGTGTCATTGTTATTGATATCAAGGATATTTCTATAGGGCTTATTGTTGATAGTGTATCCGAAGTACTTACGATCCCCGAGTCGGATATCGTTTCACCACCGGATGTCAGCAGGGAGGGGAATAAGTATATTAAAGGTATCGGCAAAGTTGGAAGCGAAGTCAAGCTTCTTCTTGAGTGTCAAAAATTATTAAATGAAGATGATGTAGAAAACCTAGCAAATATCTAA
- a CDS encoding Rnf-Nqr domain containing protein yields MAHLVEIFTASLLNHNVALTYILGMCPLIAISKNLKNAKGMGLAVVFVVTLTGIINWPIYALLKATNTTQLSLLVFIITIAATVQFLELVLEKFMPVLYNAFGIFLPLITVNCIVLAVSLFFVNRAYTFSETAIFSFGSSLGWMLAIVLVAGIREKMAWVSDVPKGLRGKGITFIILGILSLAFIGFSGLANIQ; encoded by the coding sequence ATGGCACATTTGGTTGAAATTTTTACAGCAAGTTTATTAAATCATAACGTTGCACTGACATACATATTGGGGATGTGTCCGCTTATTGCTATTTCTAAAAACCTTAAAAATGCAAAAGGGATGGGGCTTGCAGTTGTTTTTGTGGTGACCTTAACAGGTATTATTAACTGGCCGATTTATGCACTTCTAAAGGCGACTAATACTACCCAGTTAAGTCTTTTGGTCTTTATTATTACGATTGCGGCAACAGTTCAATTTTTAGAGCTCGTTCTTGAAAAATTTATGCCGGTACTTTATAATGCCTTTGGTATTTTTCTTCCGCTGATTACTGTTAACTGTATTGTATTGGCTGTTTCATTGTTTTTTGTCAATCGTGCGTATACTTTTAGTGAGACAGCGATTTTTTCTTTTGGCTCCTCCCTTGGCTGGATGCTGGCTATTGTGCTCGTGGCAGGTATCCGCGAGAAAATGGCGTGGGTATCGGATGTGCCAAAGGGGCTTCGGGGCAAAGGGATTACGTTTATTATTTTAGGTATATTAAGTCTTGCGTTTATTGGCTTTAGTGGCCTTGCAAATATTCAGTAG
- a CDS encoding response regulator translates to MRILIVEDDLVSRKFLSKFLSRYGEVDVVVDGLEALDAYLLAVKDAQPYDLICLDIMMPKVDGVKVLKAIRDYETSKGLLPKKRVKVIMTTALQETLLVQQAFEIGCEAYAAKPIDTDKFVEVMRKLELI, encoded by the coding sequence ATGAGAATTTTAATTGTAGAGGATGATTTAGTAAGCAGAAAATTTTTATCCAAATTTCTTTCGCGGTACGGCGAAGTTGATGTGGTAGTGGATGGACTTGAGGCTTTAGATGCTTATTTATTAGCAGTTAAAGATGCTCAGCCTTATGATCTCATTTGTCTTGATATTATGATGCCGAAGGTGGATGGGGTAAAAGTTCTAAAAGCTATTAGGGATTACGAGACTTCTAAGGGGTTACTGCCCAAAAAGCGTGTTAAAGTTATTATGACTACAGCGCTTCAAGAAACACTTTTAGTACAACAAGCTTTTGAAATAGGTTGTGAGGCCTATGCTGCAAAGCCAATTGATACAGATAAGTTCGTAGAGGTCATGCGAAAGTTAGAACTTATTTAA
- a CDS encoding aspartyl-phosphate phosphatase Spo0E family protein, translating into MTKIEVLRQRLYRAIEDGNLQVILEISQKLDGEIVDFMRNTRINKKRNLKENLYIEVPLH; encoded by the coding sequence ATGACGAAAATAGAGGTTCTCCGTCAAAGGCTCTATAGGGCAATTGAAGATGGCAATCTACAGGTAATACTAGAAATTAGTCAAAAACTAGATGGTGAAATAGTTGATTTTATGAGAAATACACGCATTAACAAAAAACGTAATTTGAAAGAAAATTTATACATAGAAGTACCATTACATTAG
- a CDS encoding methyl-accepting chemotaxis protein yields MKWFNDLKIRVKIILCFIILALFTGVIGIIGISNMGTINQRGDDMYVNNFLPAQNLAGIQRDLILVRSTYLLMLYEKDMTKFQQRVDDIAALAEKTNNTLTAYEKMIESDEERSLYNNLKTSLLTYREVRNEHINMIRAGNFEEASVKISEFTKVREILDNDVENLIAYNQNVAKEMAELSTKDFKSQSFIMTIIIIVGVLLAIGLGLGVANMISKPLNHLLEAASKIADGDLDVTINVNTNDEVGILAQAFRKMTDNLNDVVTNISTAAEQVASGSKQVSDSSMALSQGATEQASSVEELTASLEEIAAQTRHNADSADQANALAETAKSNAVQGNSRMKDMLKAMEDINDSSNSISKIIKVIDEIAFQTNILALNAAVEAARAGQHGKGFAVVAEEVRNLAARSANAAKETTDMIEGSIKKVEDGTHIASQTAEALNKIVEDVTRVADLVGSIAVASNEQAAGISQINQGIMQVSEVIQANSATAEEGAAASEELSGQAELLKEQVSRFNVRRLFSSNVPSYIKGEVINPEVLKMLEKMNDRKKSHMHEEAASASHKKIVLSDNEFGKY; encoded by the coding sequence ATGAAATGGTTTAATGATCTTAAAATAAGGGTAAAGATTATTTTATGTTTTATAATTTTAGCACTTTTTACAGGTGTTATAGGTATTATAGGTATTAGTAATATGGGTACAATCAATCAACGTGGGGATGATATGTATGTCAACAACTTTCTACCGGCGCAAAATCTTGCAGGCATACAAAGAGACCTCATTTTAGTGAGATCCACTTATCTTCTAATGCTTTATGAAAAAGATATGACTAAGTTTCAGCAAAGAGTGGACGATATAGCTGCGCTTGCTGAAAAAACGAATAATACACTTACCGCCTATGAAAAAATGATAGAGAGTGATGAGGAAAGAAGTCTTTATAATAATCTAAAAACTAGTCTTTTAACATATAGGGAAGTACGAAATGAACATATTAATATGATAAGGGCGGGTAATTTTGAAGAGGCATCAGTAAAAATCTCAGAATTTACAAAGGTCAGAGAAATTCTAGATAACGATGTTGAGAATCTCATTGCATATAACCAAAATGTTGCAAAAGAGATGGCTGAGTTAAGCACTAAAGATTTTAAAAGTCAATCCTTTATCATGACTATTATTATTATAGTTGGGGTTCTACTCGCTATTGGCCTTGGCTTAGGCGTTGCAAATATGATTAGTAAGCCGCTTAACCACTTGCTTGAGGCAGCAAGTAAGATAGCTGATGGGGATCTGGATGTCACCATTAATGTTAATACCAATGATGAAGTAGGTATACTGGCACAAGCTTTTAGAAAGATGACAGATAACTTAAATGATGTTGTCACCAACATAAGTACTGCGGCAGAGCAAGTGGCGTCAGGATCGAAACAAGTATCTGACTCAAGTATGGCTTTATCTCAAGGCGCTACTGAACAGGCAAGTTCTGTTGAAGAGCTCACGGCTTCACTTGAAGAAATTGCTGCTCAGACTAGGCATAATGCTGATAGTGCTGATCAAGCAAACGCACTTGCAGAGACCGCAAAAAGCAATGCAGTACAAGGCAATAGCCGCATGAAAGACATGCTTAAGGCAATGGAAGATATTAATGACTCATCGAATAGTATTTCAAAGATTATTAAAGTTATTGATGAAATTGCTTTTCAGACGAACATATTGGCGCTTAATGCTGCAGTAGAAGCTGCTAGAGCTGGCCAGCACGGCAAAGGTTTTGCAGTAGTTGCCGAGGAAGTTAGAAATCTTGCTGCAAGATCTGCAAATGCTGCAAAAGAAACGACTGATATGATAGAGGGGTCTATTAAAAAGGTTGAAGATGGTACACATATTGCCAGTCAGACGGCAGAGGCTCTGAATAAAATAGTAGAGGATGTTACAAGAGTTGCAGACCTAGTGGGTAGTATTGCAGTAGCTTCTAATGAGCAGGCAGCTGGTATCTCACAAATTAATCAGGGGATTATGCAGGTATCTGAAGTTATTCAAGCTAACTCTGCGACGGCGGAGGAAGGTGCAGCTGCCAGTGAGGAGCTTTCTGGACAGGCTGAGCTCCTTAAAGAGCAGGTATCAAGGTTTAATGTAAGAAGGTTATTTAGTAGCAATGTGCCTTCCTACATAAAAGGCGAAGTTATTAATCCAGAAGTGTTGAAAATGCTTGAAAAAATGAATGATAGAAAGAAATCTCATATGCATGAAGAAGCAGCATCGGCGAGTCATAAAAAAATTGTATTGAGTGATAATGAGTTTGGTAAATATTAA
- a CDS encoding chemotaxis protein CheA, which translates to MQDHYFNEPMLDMYIFETTQNIEQLETCILNTEKSSSYTQPVIDEIFRIMHTIKGSSAMMLFNNISTLAHSIEDLFYFLREQKPQHIDYDAISDLVLECIDYIKAELHKIMQGEKVDGDFSSLIDKIKDFLATLQQEGMNTTIEKITSDEQMHYYITSNKAKVTLNLNYYKAMLFFEDGCEMENIRAYTVIHNIKEIVEEVYYLPHDIIDNDNSTQTIRQHGFKVFLKTDKCYEEVLDFFKQTMFLKELELVQLEEDSEFKPFYKPEQIIIETSPVKVPKLQIQQGEVQREKELPSLSASQSIISVSVAKLDKLMDLVGEMVIAEAMVTQNPDLKGLQLDNFQKAARQLHKITNELQGTVMSIRMVPLATTFHKMHRIVRDMSRKLGKEVELELIGEETEVDKNIIEHISDPLMHLVRNAIDHGIETTEVRETSGKARAGKVYLEARNAGNDVLILVRDDGKGLNKAKILKQAQENDLLTKSEHEMTDKEIYNMVFLPGFSTKDAVTEFSGRGVGMDVVTKSIEMVGGTVSIDSIEGAGSTITLKIPLTLAIIDGMNIQVGSSRYTIPITTIKESFRPRAADLIKQPDGDEIVMVRGQCYPILRLHEFYNVKTPITEFEEGILIMVEQDEKTLCIFADQLLGQQQVVVKTLPNYIKNTRKIIGLTGCTILGDGCISLILEIGGLVNKRD; encoded by the coding sequence TTGCAAGACCATTATTTTAATGAACCTATGTTGGATATGTACATATTTGAAACAACTCAAAATATAGAACAACTTGAAACATGTATCCTTAATACTGAGAAATCAAGCAGTTATACACAACCAGTAATTGATGAGATTTTTAGGATTATGCACACTATTAAAGGGTCATCGGCAATGATGCTCTTTAACAATATTTCAACACTCGCACATTCTATAGAGGACTTATTTTATTTTCTTCGGGAACAGAAACCACAGCATATTGATTATGATGCTATTTCTGATCTTGTATTAGAGTGTATAGATTACATTAAAGCAGAGCTGCATAAAATTATGCAAGGAGAAAAGGTTGATGGAGATTTTTCGAGCCTGATAGATAAAATCAAAGATTTTCTGGCCACGCTGCAGCAAGAGGGTATGAATACTACAATTGAAAAAATAACTTCGGATGAACAGATGCATTATTATATCACCTCCAATAAGGCCAAAGTTACATTGAACCTTAATTACTATAAAGCAATGCTGTTTTTTGAAGACGGTTGTGAGATGGAAAATATCAGAGCCTATACGGTTATTCATAATATAAAGGAAATTGTTGAGGAAGTTTATTATCTGCCACATGATATTATTGATAATGATAACAGCACTCAAACGATTAGACAGCATGGTTTTAAGGTTTTTTTAAAAACAGATAAATGCTATGAAGAAGTACTGGACTTTTTCAAACAAACAATGTTTCTCAAGGAGTTGGAACTAGTTCAACTAGAAGAAGACTCGGAGTTTAAACCGTTTTATAAGCCAGAGCAGATTATTATAGAAACAAGCCCGGTCAAAGTCCCTAAGCTGCAGATTCAGCAAGGAGAGGTGCAAAGAGAAAAAGAACTACCCAGTCTTTCTGCTAGTCAGAGCATCATCAGTGTAAGTGTAGCAAAGCTAGATAAATTGATGGACTTGGTTGGCGAAATGGTAATCGCAGAAGCTATGGTTACACAAAATCCTGATCTTAAGGGACTGCAATTAGATAATTTCCAAAAAGCAGCGCGTCAGCTTCATAAGATAACAAACGAACTACAAGGGACAGTTATGTCTATCCGTATGGTACCACTTGCTACTACCTTTCATAAAATGCATCGTATTGTTCGTGATATGAGCAGAAAACTTGGAAAAGAGGTAGAACTAGAACTGATAGGTGAGGAGACAGAAGTAGATAAAAATATTATTGAACATATTTCGGATCCGCTTATGCATCTGGTTAGAAATGCTATAGATCATGGTATTGAAACTACAGAGGTCAGAGAGACATCGGGCAAGGCGAGAGCGGGTAAAGTTTACTTAGAGGCTAGAAATGCTGGTAATGATGTTTTGATTCTAGTAAGGGATGATGGTAAAGGATTAAATAAAGCAAAAATTCTTAAACAAGCGCAGGAAAATGATCTTCTCACAAAATCTGAGCATGAGATGACGGATAAAGAGATCTATAACATGGTATTTCTGCCAGGGTTTTCTACGAAAGACGCCGTTACTGAGTTCAGTGGAAGAGGGGTCGGAATGGATGTGGTGACTAAGAGTATTGAGATGGTCGGTGGCACAGTATCGATAGACAGTATAGAAGGGGCTGGTTCGACGATTACGCTCAAAATCCCGCTTACGCTTGCTATTATTGATGGCATGAATATACAAGTGGGAAGCTCACGTTATACCATTCCTATAACAACAATTAAAGAATCCTTTAGACCGAGGGCGGCAGATCTGATTAAGCAGCCAGATGGCGATGAAATCGTCATGGTACGTGGGCAATGCTATCCTATTCTAAGGCTGCATGAGTTTTACAATGTAAAAACGCCTATAACTGAATTTGAGGAGGGTATTCTTATTATGGTTGAACAGGATGAGAAGACGCTTTGTATATTTGCAGATCAATTACTAGGACAGCAGCAGGTGGTGGTAAAGACACTTCCTAACTATATAAAGAATACGCGGAAGATTATAGGGCTTACAGGCTGTACAATACTCGGGGACGGCTGTATCAGCTTGATTCTTGAAATTGGCGGACTCGTAAATAAGAGGGACTAA
- a CDS encoding NADH:ubiquinone reductase (Na(+)-transporting) subunit F produces MNLFVPIILIGILLIVTILLALADYLLGGQGEKTLTVNDKTKITVQGEDTLLNTLSVNNIFIPSACGGKATCGYCKCKVVKGAGGIKPTEEPFLSEEEKEDGVRLSCQVKVKENMEILIPEELLSAKEYKATVTKITSLTYDIKLVSFKLVEPEEMFFRPGQYAQLRVPGVEVIRAYSIASNPKMTNTLEFIIRLVPKGQATTFVHMALEVGDTITITGPYGDFYLNEESDEDIICIAGGSGKAPIRAILYYLKDKGMNRKVKYFFGAKTKKDLYYTEELLELAKEYPNFQYIPALSEPSPEDNWEGEVGLITDVVDRHSENLEDSEAYLCGSPGMIDACIRILTKKNIHMDNVHYDKF; encoded by the coding sequence ATGAATTTATTTGTACCCATTATTTTAATAGGTATTTTACTTATTGTGACGATTCTCTTAGCTCTGGCAGATTATTTGCTTGGAGGTCAAGGAGAGAAAACCTTAACGGTCAACGATAAGACAAAGATTACTGTTCAGGGAGAAGATACACTTTTAAATACGTTATCCGTTAATAATATTTTTATACCTTCTGCTTGCGGGGGCAAGGCGACTTGCGGTTACTGCAAATGCAAGGTGGTTAAAGGGGCAGGGGGCATAAAACCAACAGAAGAGCCTTTTTTAAGTGAAGAGGAAAAAGAAGATGGGGTTAGATTATCCTGCCAAGTAAAAGTTAAAGAAAATATGGAAATCCTTATCCCAGAAGAACTGCTTAGTGCAAAGGAATACAAAGCGACGGTAACTAAGATCACTTCTTTGACGTATGATATCAAGCTCGTTTCATTTAAACTCGTTGAACCAGAAGAAATGTTCTTTAGGCCGGGGCAGTATGCACAGTTAAGAGTCCCAGGGGTTGAAGTCATCCGAGCTTATTCTATCGCTTCTAATCCAAAGATGACCAATACTTTGGAGTTTATCATCCGTCTTGTTCCAAAGGGGCAGGCGACTACATTTGTTCATATGGCACTGGAAGTGGGCGATACAATTACTATCACGGGTCCTTATGGGGATTTCTACTTAAACGAAGAGTCAGATGAAGATATCATCTGCATCGCAGGTGGTTCGGGAAAAGCACCTATTCGAGCCATTCTCTATTATCTAAAAGATAAGGGGATGAATCGAAAAGTAAAATACTTCTTTGGGGCAAAGACTAAGAAGGATCTTTATTATACGGAGGAACTTCTTGAGCTCGCAAAGGAATACCCTAATTTTCAATATATTCCGGCCTTATCTGAGCCATCACCAGAAGATAACTGGGAGGGCGAAGTTGGCCTGATTACCGATGTAGTCGATAGGCATAGCGAGAATTTAGAAGACTCAGAAGCTTATCTATGCGGTTCACCGGGAATGATTGATGCCTGTATCCGCATATTGACCAAAAAAAATATACATATGGATAATGTGCATTACGATAAGTTTTAG
- a CDS encoding protein-glutamate methylesterase/protein-glutamine glutaminase → MGNGRKIRVLVVDDSLLFREVIARGISTDPQIEVVAKAIDPFDARDKLLAFKPDVMTCDVEMPKMSGIEFIRKLLPQYPLPVIVVSTVSEAVFDAMNAGAIDFVTKPDVQSPHGVEKFIHDMIIKIKIAAQAKVTQKEAVKTTSLHTDCTFAADKIIAMGASTGGTEALYRILSQLSPNMPGILIVQHIPPMFSNMFAKRLNSQTQFNVKEAQTGDYLDQGKVLIAPGDQHMRVKKVGTRYKVEVFSGEKVNGHCPSIDILFESVAKEVGSNAIGIILTGMGYDGAKGLLAMRHKGARTIGQDEKSSVVYGMPKVAFNIGAVEKQAALLNIPQLLTTMLK, encoded by the coding sequence ATGGGTAATGGAAGAAAGATCAGAGTTTTAGTGGTAGATGATAGTCTGTTATTTAGAGAAGTTATAGCTAGAGGCATTTCCACTGATCCTCAAATAGAAGTGGTAGCAAAAGCGATAGATCCTTTTGATGCAAGAGATAAGTTGCTGGCGTTTAAACCTGATGTGATGACTTGTGATGTAGAAATGCCCAAGATGAGTGGCATTGAGTTTATCAGAAAGTTACTCCCACAATATCCGCTTCCTGTTATTGTAGTGAGTACTGTGAGTGAAGCGGTGTTTGATGCTATGAACGCGGGGGCAATAGATTTTGTTACAAAACCCGATGTCCAGTCACCACATGGCGTTGAAAAGTTCATACATGATATGATAATAAAGATTAAGATCGCAGCTCAAGCAAAAGTTACACAGAAAGAAGCCGTAAAAACCACTAGCTTGCATACAGACTGTACATTCGCTGCTGATAAGATCATTGCAATGGGTGCTTCTACAGGGGGGACAGAGGCGCTATATCGTATATTAAGCCAACTATCTCCAAATATGCCAGGTATCCTCATCGTTCAACATATTCCCCCTATGTTTTCTAATATGTTTGCGAAGAGACTCAATAGTCAAACACAATTTAATGTAAAAGAAGCACAAACGGGCGACTATTTGGATCAAGGCAAGGTGCTAATTGCTCCAGGCGATCAGCATATGAGGGTGAAGAAAGTAGGCACTCGCTATAAAGTGGAAGTTTTTAGCGGTGAGAAAGTCAACGGGCATTGTCCGTCGATCGATATATTATTTGAGTCTGTGGCAAAGGAAGTAGGGAGTAATGCCATTGGCATCATCCTTACAGGCATGGGATATGATGGTGCAAAAGGCCTGCTCGCCATGAGACATAAGGGGGCAAGGACCATAGGACAGGATGAAAAATCCTCTGTAGTGTATGGTATGCCAAAAGTTGCATTTAATATAGGAGCGGTGGAGAAACAGGCCGCTCTTTTAAACATCCCACAATTATTAACTACCATGTTGAAGTAG
- a CDS encoding TetR/AcrR family transcriptional regulator, whose amino-acid sequence MGNVLLHRKISIVLATVDVINEYGINGLSTREVAKRVGISEAAIFKHFKSKSDLLYAVLDHFSHYDIDVIASIRSKKLDPIEAIVCFIDTYAAYYENYPAITALTQNNDVLRYDPNLSEKIQDILFSRTDFIAQMLKQAQCNGKIKADLDSEDIAVMIMGIAREWCLNWRLRDYSFSLRERMLASLKIVLEALVIKF is encoded by the coding sequence ATGGGAAATGTATTATTGCATAGAAAAATTAGCATTGTATTAGCGACAGTTGACGTTATTAATGAATATGGGATTAATGGATTGTCTACAAGAGAAGTAGCAAAAAGAGTGGGGATTTCAGAAGCGGCGATATTTAAACACTTTAAATCAAAGAGTGATTTGCTTTATGCAGTATTAGACCATTTTTCTCATTACGACATAGATGTAATCGCTTCTATACGATCAAAAAAACTTGATCCGATTGAAGCCATTGTTTGCTTTATTGATACATATGCGGCTTACTATGAGAACTATCCGGCTATAACAGCATTGACACAAAATAATGATGTACTAAGGTATGATCCAAACCTTTCAGAGAAGATTCAAGACATTCTTTTTAGTCGTACAGACTTTATAGCCCAGATGCTCAAACAAGCTCAATGTAATGGAAAAATTAAAGCAGATCTTGATAGTGAAGACATAGCAGTAATGATCATGGGCATAGCCAGAGAATGGTGTTTAAATTGGCGCCTGAGGGATTATAGTTTTTCTTTAAGAGAAAGAATGCTGGCAAGTTTAAAAATAGTTTTAGAGGCCTTGGTGATTAAATTTTGA
- a CDS encoding DUF1349 domain-containing protein, translated as MNILSNCYNKTLPHGFAWMNEPVDYSFNENRLIVNAPPASDFFRDPAGNTIKDTAPYLYTEVEGDFVLTAKVDVEMIAEYDSGCLMVMRDEKTWAKVCYECIKDIPTIVSVVTKGTSDDCVSSKVGPCKPYLKIQKSGNCFGFHYSLEGITWEMVRYFHIDASDTVKVGAAFQSPIGQGAQVSFELLNLEKRTVKDVRVVADSLVD; from the coding sequence ATGAATATTTTAAGTAACTGTTATAACAAGACACTGCCACATGGATTTGCATGGATGAATGAGCCAGTAGATTATAGTTTTAATGAGAATAGACTTATAGTAAATGCACCGCCGGCATCAGACTTTTTTAGAGATCCAGCTGGTAATACTATCAAAGATACTGCACCTTACTTATATACAGAGGTCGAGGGAGATTTTGTGCTTACAGCCAAAGTAGATGTTGAAATGATTGCAGAGTATGACTCGGGTTGTTTGATGGTGATGCGGGACGAAAAAACCTGGGCTAAAGTATGTTATGAATGTATTAAAGACATACCAACTATTGTAAGTGTAGTAACAAAAGGCACCTCTGATGATTGCGTCTCGTCTAAAGTTGGTCCTTGTAAGCCCTATCTAAAGATTCAAAAGTCAGGTAATTGTTTTGGCTTTCATTATTCTTTAGAGGGTATTACGTGGGAGATGGTAAGATATTTTCATATAGATGCATCTGATACTGTAAAAGTTGGTGCGGCTTTTCAAAGTCCTATTGGACAAGGCGCACAAGTGTCATTTGAACTATTGAACTTAGAAAAAAGAACGGTTAAGGATGTAAGGGTAGTAGCAGACAGTCTGGTGGACTAG